Proteins encoded in a region of the Anopheles ziemanni chromosome 2, idAnoZiCoDA_A2_x.2, whole genome shotgun sequence genome:
- the LOC131293009 gene encoding uncharacterized protein LOC131293009 — MEHDIVRKYSDDRVKVSGWSERIQQYPYDCPSSTVGRAVYRTFGYTTKHFLPRTSTQEMGDAVWNRYLEKRRRQHASSADEACGRRTSTRPEVNHCPYITSYQSDFVDRFPAFRKLMMINASREGEK; from the exons ATGGAGCACGACATTGTGCGAAAGTATTCGGACGATCGGGTCAAAGTTTCCGGATGGTCCGAGCGTATCCAGCAGTATCCATACGATTGTCCCTCGAGCACCGTCGGG CGTGCCGTTTACAGGACCTTCGGATACACGACCAAACACTTTCTGCCTCGAACGAGCACTCAGGAAATGGGCGATGCGGTGTGGAACCGTTATCTGGAAAAGCGTCGGCGTCAGCATGCATCCTCTGCGGACGAAGCGTGTGGCCGTAGAACTTCCACTCGACCCGAGGTCAACCATTGCCCATACATCACCAGCTACCAGAGCGACTTCGTCGATCGGTTTCCGGCATTTCGAAAG ttgatgatgataaatgcGAGCCGGGAGGGTGAGAAGTAG